One Corynebacterium appendicis CIP 107643 DNA window includes the following coding sequences:
- a CDS encoding DoxX family protein, with the protein MIRKLARPMLASVYIADGVKTVTNSSEYANDAERVVETIKSALPSQYAQYIPSDPETVAKINGGLKIGAGSTFALGKAPRLSAGLLAVSTVGTLLGRNAFWEAKNEDDKQRRRNGAMTNVALLGGVLLASADTEGKPGLAWRAQDAAKRGKKNVQQALPTQSETDKAKKKASAWFQDTAETVSERAQEVADQVTDYVDDNKDDWKKTASDFADKAADRASSFADDATSWAEDTYKDVKPSKLEQYKTNRKVNSVVSDLQGNLDDLGPSEWEKFKGKRKVNKAAGNAQDKAQNSIDSLQEAFEKLDASPSWWQKRKWKKKAKKAEKKANKFVKKAEKKLS; encoded by the coding sequence ATGATCCGCAAACTTGCTCGTCCGATGCTCGCCTCTGTGTACATCGCAGACGGCGTGAAGACGGTGACGAACTCGTCCGAGTACGCAAACGACGCCGAGCGCGTCGTCGAGACCATTAAGTCCGCGCTGCCCAGCCAGTACGCGCAGTACATCCCGTCTGACCCGGAGACCGTGGCAAAGATCAACGGCGGCCTGAAGATCGGTGCAGGCAGCACCTTCGCCCTGGGCAAGGCTCCGCGCCTGTCCGCTGGCCTGCTCGCTGTCTCCACCGTGGGCACCCTGCTCGGCCGCAACGCCTTCTGGGAGGCCAAGAACGAGGACGACAAGCAGCGCCGCCGCAACGGCGCGATGACCAATGTCGCTCTGCTTGGCGGTGTCTTGCTCGCTAGCGCGGACACCGAAGGCAAGCCGGGCCTGGCATGGCGCGCTCAGGACGCCGCAAAGCGCGGCAAGAAGAACGTCCAGCAGGCGCTGCCCACCCAGTCCGAGACCGACAAGGCCAAGAAGAAGGCTTCCGCGTGGTTCCAGGACACCGCTGAGACCGTCTCCGAGCGCGCTCAGGAGGTCGCCGACCAGGTCACCGATTACGTCGACGACAACAAGGACGACTGGAAGAAGACCGCGTCCGACTTCGCCGACAAGGCGGCTGACCGCGCATCCTCCTTCGCGGACGACGCCACCAGCTGGGCCGAGGACACCTACAAGGACGTCAAACCGTCCAAGCTCGAGCAGTACAAGACCAATCGCAAGGTCAACAGCGTCGTCAGCGATCTGCAGGGCAACCTGGACGACCTGGGCCCGTCCGAGTGGGAGAAGTTCAAGGGCAAGCGCAAGGTGAACAAGGCAGCCGGCAACGCCCAGGACAAGGCGCAGAACTCCATTGACTCCCTGCAGGAGGCCTTCGAGAAGCTCGACGCTTCCCCGTCCTGGTGGCAGAAGCGCAAGTGGAAGAAGAAGGCGAAGAAGGCCGAGAAGAAGGCCAACAAGTTCGTGAAGAAGGCAGAGAAGAAGCTCAGCTAA
- a CDS encoding MBL fold metallo-hydrolase: MNSLKLDHVSVSSMDNNCYLISSGDQGLLIDAAAEPSTLLSMAEKAGVRITDVLTTHRHWDHVGALEEVLEKTGATHWGSHLDAPALPVAPDEELNEGDVLPFAGHEFPVHILRGHTPGGAAIVVEIDGELNLFVGDSLFPGGVGKTHSEGDFVRLFNDVKQRLFDTYPDSAIVRPGHGKPTTLGAERPNLDAWWQRRW, translated from the coding sequence ATGAATTCCCTCAAACTCGACCACGTGTCCGTGTCCAGCATGGACAACAATTGCTACCTGATCAGCTCCGGCGACCAGGGATTGCTTATCGACGCCGCCGCCGAGCCCTCCACCCTCCTTTCCATGGCCGAAAAGGCCGGGGTGCGTATCACCGACGTGTTGACGACGCACCGCCACTGGGACCACGTCGGCGCTTTGGAGGAGGTGCTGGAAAAGACCGGCGCCACGCACTGGGGTTCCCACCTGGACGCCCCAGCCCTGCCCGTCGCGCCCGACGAAGAGCTCAACGAAGGAGACGTGCTGCCGTTCGCCGGCCACGAATTCCCCGTCCACATCCTGCGCGGCCACACCCCCGGTGGCGCCGCGATCGTCGTGGAGATCGACGGCGAGTTGAACCTGTTCGTCGGTGACTCCCTCTTCCCGGGCGGCGTAGGAAAAACCCACAGCGAGGGCGACTTCGTGCGTCTCTTCAACGACGTGAAGCAGCGCCTATTCGACACCTACCCCGACTCCGCCATTGTGCGCCCCGGCCACGGCAAGCCGACCACACTCGGCGCCGAACGCCCGAACTTGGACGCGTGGTGGCAGCGCCGGTGGTGA
- the uvrA gene encoding excinuclease ABC subunit UvrA: protein MAEKLTVRGAREHNLKGVDVELPRDKMVVFTGLSGSGKSSLAFDTIFAEGQRRYVESLSSYARMFLGQMDKPDVEYIDGLSPAVSIDQKSTNRNPRSTVGTITEIYDYLRLLYSRAGTPHCPVCDAVIQRQTPQQIVDRVMEQPERTKFQVLAPIVRKRKGEFVDLFADLSAQGYARVTVDGETHQLSDPPKLEKQVKHNIDAVVDRLTVKESQKQRLTDSVETALKLADGLVAFDWVEREQDDPGRVEVFSEKTACPNGHKLSVEEYEPRAFSFNSPFGACPACDGLGTRSEIDEDLVIPDPDAPAVDAFQPWNSSPNKGYFEKLVVALAKAEGFDAHAPLSSLSAKHRKALIDGTSTKVSVRYKNRYGRQRSFTSAFEGVKGYLQRKIEQSESEHAKERYLAYTREVACPTCKGTRLKPEILAVRLDSTTHGEKSIAGLTELSIEDASEYLDHLVLGYREEMIAGAVLREIQARLHFLLDVGLNYLTLSRSAGTLSGGEAQRIRLATQIGSGLAGVLYVLDEPSIGLHQRDNQRLIATLQKLRDIGNTLVVVEHDEDTIRASDWLVDVGPLAGEYGGQIVYQGEPKGIEKAENSLTGDYLSGRKVIEVPEERRGVDKQRMLKIVGARENNLDNVSVNVPLGVLTAVTGVSGSGKSTLVNQTLAKTLQNRLNGARQVPGRVKKVEGLEHLDKLVQVDQSPIGRTPRSNPATYTGVFDKIRTLFAETQEAKVRGYKAGRFSFNVKGGRCEACRGDGTIKIEMNFLPDVYVPCEVCGGARYNRETLEVRYKGKNIAEVLDMPIREATEFFEPITSIHRYLQTLCDVGLGYVRLGQAATTLSGGEAQRVKLAAELQKRSNGRTVYILDEPTTGLHFEDIRKLMLVLNGLVDKGNSVLVIEHNLDVIKCADWIIDMGPEGGSGGGTVVAQGTPEDVATVDGSFTGQFLSEVLPAK, encoded by the coding sequence GTGGCTGAAAAACTGACGGTGCGCGGCGCACGCGAGCATAACCTCAAGGGCGTGGACGTGGAGCTGCCGCGCGACAAGATGGTGGTGTTCACGGGGCTGTCGGGTTCCGGCAAGTCGTCGCTGGCGTTCGACACGATCTTCGCGGAGGGGCAGCGGCGCTACGTCGAGTCGCTGAGCTCGTACGCCCGCATGTTCTTGGGGCAGATGGATAAGCCCGACGTCGAGTACATCGACGGGCTGAGTCCAGCCGTGTCCATTGACCAGAAGTCGACGAACCGCAACCCGCGCTCCACGGTGGGCACGATCACGGAGATCTACGACTACCTGCGCCTGCTGTACTCGCGTGCGGGCACACCGCACTGCCCGGTGTGCGATGCGGTGATTCAACGACAGACGCCGCAGCAGATCGTCGACCGCGTCATGGAGCAGCCGGAGCGCACGAAATTTCAGGTGCTCGCCCCCATCGTGCGCAAGCGCAAGGGCGAGTTCGTGGACCTCTTCGCGGACTTGTCGGCGCAGGGCTACGCACGCGTCACCGTCGACGGGGAGACGCACCAGCTCTCTGACCCGCCGAAACTGGAGAAGCAGGTCAAGCACAATATCGACGCTGTCGTCGACCGCTTGACGGTCAAGGAGAGCCAGAAGCAGCGCCTCACCGACTCGGTGGAGACCGCGCTGAAGCTCGCCGACGGACTTGTCGCTTTCGATTGGGTCGAGCGCGAGCAGGACGATCCAGGTCGCGTGGAGGTCTTCTCCGAGAAGACGGCGTGCCCGAATGGCCACAAGCTCTCCGTCGAGGAGTACGAGCCGCGCGCGTTCTCCTTCAACTCGCCGTTCGGCGCGTGTCCCGCCTGTGACGGCCTGGGCACCCGCTCGGAGATCGACGAGGACCTCGTCATTCCCGACCCGGACGCGCCTGCAGTCGATGCGTTCCAACCGTGGAACTCGTCGCCGAACAAGGGCTATTTCGAAAAGCTTGTCGTCGCGTTGGCGAAAGCGGAAGGGTTCGACGCGCACGCGCCGCTGTCGTCCCTGAGCGCGAAGCACCGCAAGGCGCTTATCGACGGAACGTCCACCAAAGTCTCCGTCCGCTACAAGAACCGCTACGGCCGGCAGCGTTCTTTCACCTCCGCCTTTGAAGGCGTGAAGGGGTATTTGCAGCGCAAGATCGAACAGTCCGAGTCCGAGCACGCGAAGGAGCGCTACCTGGCGTATACCCGCGAGGTGGCCTGTCCGACGTGCAAGGGCACGCGTTTGAAACCAGAGATTCTCGCGGTGCGCCTGGATTCCACCACTCACGGCGAGAAGTCCATTGCAGGCCTGACGGAGCTGTCCATCGAGGACGCGTCCGAGTACTTGGACCATCTCGTTCTCGGCTACCGCGAAGAGATGATCGCCGGCGCAGTGCTGCGCGAGATCCAGGCGCGCCTGCACTTCCTGCTCGACGTTGGCCTGAACTACCTCACGTTGTCGCGGTCGGCCGGCACGCTCTCCGGCGGCGAGGCCCAGCGTATCCGTCTGGCCACGCAGATCGGTTCCGGTCTAGCGGGCGTGCTGTACGTTCTCGACGAGCCGTCGATCGGCCTGCACCAGCGTGACAACCAGCGCTTGATCGCCACGCTGCAGAAGCTGCGCGACATCGGCAACACCCTCGTCGTCGTCGAGCACGACGAGGACACCATCCGCGCCTCCGACTGGCTTGTCGACGTCGGGCCTCTCGCTGGCGAATATGGCGGCCAGATCGTCTACCAGGGCGAGCCGAAGGGCATCGAGAAAGCGGAGAACTCTCTCACCGGTGATTACCTTTCTGGCAGAAAGGTGATTGAGGTGCCGGAGGAAAGGCGGGGCGTCGATAAGCAGCGCATGCTGAAGATCGTCGGTGCGCGCGAGAACAACCTCGATAACGTCTCTGTGAACGTTCCGCTCGGCGTGCTGACTGCCGTGACTGGCGTGTCAGGATCAGGTAAGTCGACGCTGGTGAACCAGACTCTGGCGAAGACGCTCCAGAACCGCCTCAACGGCGCCCGCCAGGTGCCGGGGCGCGTGAAGAAGGTCGAGGGGCTCGAGCACCTGGACAAGCTCGTGCAGGTGGACCAGTCGCCGATCGGCCGCACGCCGCGGTCGAACCCGGCGACGTACACTGGCGTGTTCGACAAGATCCGCACCCTGTTCGCCGAGACACAGGAGGCGAAGGTCCGCGGCTACAAGGCCGGGCGCTTCTCCTTCAACGTCAAGGGCGGGCGCTGCGAGGCGTGCCGCGGCGACGGCACCATCAAGATCGAGATGAACTTTCTGCCGGACGTCTACGTCCCGTGCGAGGTGTGCGGCGGCGCGCGCTACAACCGCGAGACCCTCGAGGTGCGCTACAAGGGCAAGAACATCGCCGAAGTGCTGGACATGCCGATCAGGGAGGCCACCGAGTTCTTCGAGCCCATCACCTCGATCCACCGCTACCTGCAGACGCTGTGCGACGTCGGACTCGGCTACGTCCGACTCGGCCAGGCTGCCACGACGCTGTCCGGCGGCGAGGCCCAGCGCGTGAAGTTGGCGGCCGAGCTGCAGAAGCGCTCCAACGGACGCACGGTCTACATTCTCGACGAGCCGACCACTGGCCTGCACTTCGAGGACATCCGCAAGCTCATGCTGGTCCTCAACGGGCTGGTGGACAAGGGCAACTCCGTTCTGGTCATCGAGCACAACCTCGATGTGATCAAATGCGCCGACTGGATCATCGACATGGGTCCCGAGGGCGGTTCCGGCGGCGGCACCGTCGTTGCGCAGGGCACGCCCGAGGATGTCGCCACGGTCGACGGCTCATTCACCGGCCAGTTCCTGTCCGAGGTCCTGCCGGCGAAGTAA